In Oryza sativa Japonica Group chromosome 3, ASM3414082v1, one DNA window encodes the following:
- the LOC4332942 gene encoding uncharacterized protein isoform X1 encodes MGGGGGGGRKPRNFATFRLFPRAGAADPNDRVFVRVDSNDYTVPGFGDDDAFDSSSLSLTGDAAAGDHFSSASGPLPDHVRREILELGLPDDGYNYLHHLRELRPSAAAAASSFAPNQTAPPLPLDVKAYDASRVRIASGNVEDEMDEGRTMCKVAAKTAPVRRIERAVDPDIARLLDETDVSHGGSEDEGLEEDFVIMANRAEGDEEEDDDDEEEEVMDGVFLSDVEEEEEFEDDEGEPKPRVRRLLDEQFDLLALEEYGDSDDDDDDPGVRNGECELPTEVIDELKLFHSQNVSVTEEYRTPADFVRRKLDSSTAEEVDESANVIQKCAEYAERYLNETAEEEEVVLVSESSDESEVWDCETIVSTYSNLDNHPGKIQTPGNPKNRLPKVFPGETATTKDIIRLQGKERLPVEYLPQRKRNGEKEKKAKPTETPSAESFKKGAQKETKEEKKARKAAVKEEKREARKAKKELKGLYKFETQKAQKVAAVTGPASIRLM; translated from the exons atgggaggaggaggaggaggagggcgcaaGCCACGCAACTTCGCCACGTTCCGGCTGTtcccgcgcgccggcgccgccgaccccAACGACCGCGTCTTCGTCCGCGTCGACAGCAACGACTACACCGTCCCCGgcttcggcgacgacgacgccttcgactcctcatccctctccctcaccggtgacgccgccgccggcgatcacttctcctccgcctccggccccCTCCCCGACCACGTCCGCCGCGAGATCCTCGAGCTCGGCCTCCCGGACGACGGCTACAAttacctccaccacctccgcgagctccgcccctccgccgccgccgccgcctcatccttCGCGCCCAACCAGACTgccccgcctctccccctcgACGTGAAG GCGTATGATGCCAGTAGGGTGCGGATTGCTTCTGGCAATGTTGAGGATGAGATGGACGAGGGGAGGACGATGTGTAAGGTGGCCGCGAAGACAGCGCCTGTGAGGCGGATTGAGAGGGCGGTTGATCCTGACATCGCGAGGTTGCTCGACGAGACCGATGTCTCCCATGGCGGGTCGGAGGATGAGGGACTGGAGGAGGATTTTGTCATCATGGCAAACCGGGCTGAgggggatgaggaggaagatgatgatgatgaagaggagGAAGTGATGGATGGTGTGTTCTTAAGTGATgttgaagaggaagaggagtttGAGGATGATGAGGGTGAGCCCAAGCCGAGGGTCCGGCGGTTGCTGGATGAACAGTTTGATTTG CTTGCTTTGGAAGAATATGGTGacagtgatgatgatgatgatgatccagGTGTTAGAAATGGGGAATGTGAACTGCCTACTGAGGTTATTGATGAACTGAAACTGTTCCATAGTCAAAATGTATCTGTCACAGAAGAATATAGAACGCCGGCAGATTTTGTTCGTAGAAAATTGGATTCAAGCACAGCAGAGGAGGTGGATGAATCTGCTAATGTAATCCAAAAATGTGCTGAATATGCTGAAAGGTATTTAAATGAAACTGCTGAAGAGGAAGAAGTTGTACTTGTTTCAGAAAGCAGTGATGAGTCTGAAGTTTGGGACTGTGAGACTATTGTTTCCACATACTCAAATCTTGACAACCATCCTGGAAAGATTCAAACACCAGGAAATCCTAAAAATAGGCTCCCTAAAGTTTTTCCTGGAGAAACAGCTACAACGAAAGATATCATCAGGCTTCAAGGCAAAGAGAGACTTCCAGTAGAATACCTACCACAGAGGAAAAGAAATGgtgagaaggagaagaaagcaaAGCCAACAGAAACTCCAAGTGCTGAAAGTTTTAAGAAAGGAGCTCAAAAGGAAAcaaaggaggaaaagaaagcAAGAAAG GCTGCAgtgaaagaagagaagagagaagcaCGGAAAGCAAAGAAAGAGCTGAAAGGCCTGTACAAATTTGAAACACAGAAGGCTCAGAAGGTTGCTGCTGTTACAGGGCCAGCTTCTATACGGCTAAT GTAA
- the LOC4332942 gene encoding uncharacterized protein isoform X2 has product MGGGGGGGRKPRNFATFRLFPRAGAADPNDRVFVRVDSNDYTVPGFGDDDAFDSSSLSLTGDAAAGDHFSSASGPLPDHVRREILELGLPDDGYNYLHHLRELRPSAAAAASSFAPNQTAPPLPLDVKAYDASRVRIASGNVEDEMDEGRTMCKVAAKTAPVRRIERAVDPDIARLLDETDVSHGGSEDEGLEEDFVIMANRAEGDEEEDDDDEEEEVMDGVFLSDVEEEEEFEDDEGEPKPRVRRLLDEQFDLLALEEYGDSDDDDDDPGVRNGECELPTEVIDELKLFHSQNVSVTEEYRTPADFVRRKLDSSTAEEVDESANVIQKCAEYAERYLNETAEEEEVVLVSESSDESEVWDCETIVSTYSNLDNHPGKIQTPGNPKNRLPKVFPGETATTKDIIRLQGKERLPVEYLPQRKRNGEKEKKAKPTETPSAESFKKGAQKETKEEKKARKAAVKEEKREARKAKKELKGLYKFETQKAQKVAAVTGPASIRLM; this is encoded by the exons atgggaggaggaggaggaggagggcgcaaGCCACGCAACTTCGCCACGTTCCGGCTGTtcccgcgcgccggcgccgccgaccccAACGACCGCGTCTTCGTCCGCGTCGACAGCAACGACTACACCGTCCCCGgcttcggcgacgacgacgccttcgactcctcatccctctccctcaccggtgacgccgccgccggcgatcacttctcctccgcctccggccccCTCCCCGACCACGTCCGCCGCGAGATCCTCGAGCTCGGCCTCCCGGACGACGGCTACAAttacctccaccacctccgcgagctccgcccctccgccgccgccgccgcctcatccttCGCGCCCAACCAGACTgccccgcctctccccctcgACGTGAAG GCGTATGATGCCAGTAGGGTGCGGATTGCTTCTGGCAATGTTGAGGATGAGATGGACGAGGGGAGGACGATGTGTAAGGTGGCCGCGAAGACAGCGCCTGTGAGGCGGATTGAGAGGGCGGTTGATCCTGACATCGCGAGGTTGCTCGACGAGACCGATGTCTCCCATGGCGGGTCGGAGGATGAGGGACTGGAGGAGGATTTTGTCATCATGGCAAACCGGGCTGAgggggatgaggaggaagatgatgatgatgaagaggagGAAGTGATGGATGGTGTGTTCTTAAGTGATgttgaagaggaagaggagtttGAGGATGATGAGGGTGAGCCCAAGCCGAGGGTCCGGCGGTTGCTGGATGAACAGTTTGATTTG CTTGCTTTGGAAGAATATGGTGacagtgatgatgatgatgatgatccagGTGTTAGAAATGGGGAATGTGAACTGCCTACTGAGGTTATTGATGAACTGAAACTGTTCCATAGTCAAAATGTATCTGTCACAGAAGAATATAGAACGCCGGCAGATTTTGTTCGTAGAAAATTGGATTCAAGCACAGCAGAGGAGGTGGATGAATCTGCTAATGTAATCCAAAAATGTGCTGAATATGCTGAAAGGTATTTAAATGAAACTGCTGAAGAGGAAGAAGTTGTACTTGTTTCAGAAAGCAGTGATGAGTCTGAAGTTTGGGACTGTGAGACTATTGTTTCCACATACTCAAATCTTGACAACCATCCTGGAAAGATTCAAACACCAGGAAATCCTAAAAATAGGCTCCCTAAAGTTTTTCCTGGAGAAACAGCTACAACGAAAGATATCATCAGGCTTCAAGGCAAAGAGAGACTTCCAGTAGAATACCTACCACAGAGGAAAAGAAATGgtgagaaggagaagaaagcaaAGCCAACAGAAACTCCAAGTGCTGAAAGTTTTAAGAAAGGAGCTCAAAAGGAAAcaaaggaggaaaagaaagcAAGAAAG GCTGCAgtgaaagaagagaagagagaagcaCGGAAAGCAAAGAAAGAGCTGAAAGGCCTGTACAAATTTGAAACACAGAAGGCTCAGAAGGTTGCTGCTGTTACAGGGCCAGCTTCTATACGGCTAATGTAA